Part of the Polaribacter sp. Hel1_33_78 genome is shown below.
CGCAACGAAATCATGCACAAACCGTTGGGTTTAATGCTGAAAAATCTTATTAAAATTAAAAAATTCAATCTTTTTAGAATATAAAAAGAAGTAACTTGATAAAACTCAAAAAAAAGATAAATATGAAAAGAAGTTTAGTTTTATTATTGATTATAGGCTCAGTGTCGTTTGTTGCTGCTCAAGAAACATTAGATATATTAACGGTATCAGGACATTTTGGTAAACCACAACCTTTTGAAGCCGAATCTCCTTTCACAGGAGAAACAACTGAAAGAGGAGCTATGGTTAATTTAGTTGTTCCAATTGTATTGAATGAAAAACAAATTTGGTATAACAGTGTTAATTATATGCAGTGGAATGTTAATAATAATATTAATATGACTGATAATATAGCTAACCCAATCAAGGTACATGGACTTATTTTAAGAACAGGATTAATTCAGAAACTTTCAAACGGAAATTCTATTCAAGTGCTTTTTAGCCCTAGGTTAATGACTGATTTTAGAAATATAGATTCTAGACACTTCCAATTTGGAGGTACATTTATTTATGAAAAAGTGTATCATAAGAGATTGAAAATCGGTTACGGAATCTTGTATAACCAAGAAACATTTGGTCCTAATGTAGTTCCT
Proteins encoded:
- a CDS encoding DUF6268 family outer membrane beta-barrel protein — its product is MKRSLVLLLIIGSVSFVAAQETLDILTVSGHFGKPQPFEAESPFTGETTERGAMVNLVVPIVLNEKQIWYNSVNYMQWNVNNNINMTDNIANPIKVHGLILRTGLIQKLSNGNSIQVLFSPRLMTDFRNIDSRHFQFGGTFIYEKVYHKRLKIGYGILYNQETFGPNVVPLVNLEWKISERWSMSGLLPIYSKVKYKVNEKLNVGIHHFGLVTSYRLGEETYQNDYIERRSIDLGLFARYNIVGGIHIEGRYGYSFGRSYSQYNQDDKIDLALPLATIGDNRTQLNESSNFSNGAYAHVRLVYAIKL